The Flavobacterium sp. 102 genomic interval TCGATAATCCTCAGATTTTCACGAAGTCATTTTACCGAGATAACATTGCTTATATGGTTTTTGAAACCGAGGACAAGTTGCATTTACTGCAACAAATTCTCCAAAAGAACCCACAACCGTCTATTATTTATGTAACCAATAGAAAGTCGTGCAATGAAACCGTTCATCAATTGGAAAGCCTTGGTTTTACTGCCACTTTTTATCATGGCGGTTTGTCATCCAAAGACAAAGAAAAGCACATGCAACTTTGGATGAACGAAAAAGTTCAGGTGATGGTCGCTACCAATGCTTTCGGAATGGGAATTGACAAAGCGAATGTTAAGACTATTATTCATCTGCATTTGCCACAAAATCTAGAGAATTACTACCAAGAATCCGGACGCGCCGGACGTAACGGCGATAAAGCTTTTGCCGTTTTATTAAACAATCCATCCGATATTTTACACGCTGAAGCGCAATTTATCAGCGTTTTACCGGATAAAAAATTCTTGAATTTGGTTTTTACTAAATTATGCAATTATTTCCAAATCGCTTATGGCGAAGGTATTGACGAACAATTTAGTTTCAACCTGAATCACTTTTGCACCAAATATAGTTTTCCAACTTTAAAAACCTATAATGCTTTGCAGTTCTTAGACCGACAAGGTATAATCACTTTATCACAAGAATTCTCAGAGAAAATCACGTTGCAATTTATCATTCCGTCCAAAGAAGTGATTCGGTATATGAGTCTGAATCCGAATGACGAAGAAATTCTCTTAACGATGTTGCGCACTTATCCCGGCATTTATGACATGCAAACTGCTTTCAACATACAATTGATTGCCAAAAAATCTAATCATACTGAGAACGAAGTGCTTTCGCTTTTGCAAAAATTAAAAGAGAAAAACATCATCGAAATGATGGCTAAAAGCAATGACGCGACGATTACTTTGAATGAAATTCGAGAAGATGAACGTACCATTAACCGAGTTTCTAAATATTTGGAAGCACAGAACAAGTTAAAAACAGAACAGTTGCAAGCGGTTCTACAGTATAGTAAAGACACCAAATCGTGCAAGAATAAAGTATTGATGCAGTATTTTGGTGAAAGCCTCGCTGCAGATTGTGGTATTTGCTCCTATTGTATTTCGAAAAATAGAAAGAAGCAAAACCCGGAAACCGTTTCCGATAAAATTGTTGAATTATTAAAAATACAAGATTTCAATTCGAGAGACATTCAAAAGTTGACCAAACTTCCGAAAGACGATGTTATCTTTGCGTTGCAGAAGTTGCTGGAAGACGAAACCATCAGCATCAATTCGAATAATTTATATTCCTTAAAATAAGCATGGAAAAATTACGCATCGTTTTTATGGGAACTCCAGAATTTGCCGTCGGCATTTTGGACACCATTATCAAAAATAATCACGAAGTTGTTGGTGTCATTACCGCAACTGACAAACCTGCCGGTCGAGGCCAAAAGCTGAAATATTCAGCGGTGAAAGAATATGCATTGGAACACAACCTAAGATTATTACAACCATCGAATTTAAAAGACGAAACTTTTTTGGCCGAATTACAAAGTTTAAATGCCAATTTACAAGTGGTTGTGGCTTTCAGAATGTTGCCTGAGGTTGTTTGGCGCATGCCAAAACTAGGAACCTTTAATCTTCATGCTTCGCTTTTGCCAAACTATCGTGGAGCTGCACCAATCAATTGGGCAATCATTAATGGTGAAACCAAAACCGGTGTGACTACTTTTTTTATTGATGATAAAATTGATACCGGCGCGATGATATTGAGCAAAGAAACAGCAATAAGTTCGGAAGAAAACGCAGGCGAATTACATGACCGATTAATGGAATTAGGCAGCAACGCAGTTGTCGAGACTTTGACTTTAATAGAAAAAGGAAAGGTGGAGACAACTATTCAAATAGATAATTCTGAAATCAAAACCGCTTATAAACTCAATCGTGAAAACTGCAAAGTAGATTGGAACAAATCAGTCAATGAAATTCATAATTTAATTCGAGGTTTATCGCCTTATCCATCAGCTTGGTGTTTTTTTAAAGACAACGGAGAAGAATGGAATGTAAAACTTTATGATGCCAAAATAATATCTGAAGCACATTCCTTTAATGTTGGTCAAATCATCACTACCAAAAAAGAAATCAAAGTCGCTGTAAAAGATGGTTATATCCAAATACTAAGTTTACAATTGCCCGGAAAGAAAAAAATGCAGGCTCACGAACTATTAAATGGTGTTACATTTTCTGAAAGAGCGCAAGCAGAATAAGGTCTCAAGGCGTTTTGACTCAAAATAATCGACGAAACGCTTGGGTTTATCAACAAATGACCGAAGTTATCAACAAATTTTTGAAAAAAACCCGAAAACGCTTGCACGGTAAGGAATTCCTATTAAATTTGTTATCATTAACAGAATGTTTAACCAACAATTAATAACTAACATTATGAACAAATCAGAATTAATCGATGCAATTGCAGCTGACGCTGGAATCACAAAAGCTGCTGCAAAACTAGCTTTAGAATCATTTTTAGGAAATGTAGGTGGTACTTTGAAAAAAGGTGGAAGAGTATCTTTAGTAGGATTCGGTTCTTGGTCAGTATCTAAAAGAGCTGCAAGAGACGGAAGAAATCCTCAAACAGGAAAAACTATCAAAATCGCTGCTAAAAATGTAGTTAAATTCAAAGCTGGTGCTGAATTAGACGGAGCAGTAAACTAATAAATTAGTTCTTCTGATATACAAAAACCATCTCAATCAATCGAGATGGTTTTTTTGTTTTTAACAAATTCTTTTGGTTATCTAATTTTTTTTTCCCAACTTTAATAAAAATTAGCTGAGAATGATTTCGGAAAAATTACAAAAAGGTCAATTGTTAATAGCTGAGCCATCTATTATAGGTGATTTATCTTTTAACAGATCTGTAATTTTATTAGCCGACCACAATGAAGAAGGTTCGGTTGGATTCATTTTAAACAAACCTTTGAAATATACCATCAAAGACTTACTTCCGGAGATTAATGCCAAATTTAAAATTTATAACGGCGGTCCGGTGGAACAAGACAATTTATACTTTATCCATAATGTTCCTCATTTGATTCCGAATAGTATTGAGATTTCCAATGGTATTTTTTGGGGTGGTGATTTTGAGTTGACCAAAGATTTAATCAACAACGGATTACTAAAAAAGAAAAATATTCGCTTCTTTCTTGGTTACACCGGTTGGGATTCTGAACAATTAGAAACTGAAATGCAGTCGAGTTCGTGGATTTTAACCAAGAATATTTATGAAAATAAAATCTTAGGCAAAGCTTCTGTTCATTTTTGGAAAGAAAAAATCATCGAATTGGGCGGAGAATACTTAATTTGGTCCAACGCTCCCGAAAACCCTATCTTAAACTAAACTGATATCGCTTGATTTAGTTTAACTAACAATGCATTAGACAATTTAGTTTCAAATTCTTTTTTGCGGTACTTTGTTATCGGTTGGATACCAACAATCACATTTGTTATGAATAATTCATCAGCTTTTTGTAAATCAAAAGGCGAAATTTCTTTTTCTATTACCTCAACATTTTCAATCTCTTTTGCCAATTTTAAGGTTTGTTTTCGCATGATACCATTCAAACATCCGTGTGAAATTGGCGGTGTAATCAATTGGTTATTCATCAGCATAAAAAGGTTTCCATTGGTTGCTTCTATAACATTTTTATCTTCATTGATTAACAAACAAGAATCCAATTGGTTTTCTTGGGCAAAAATACTAGCGGTGATTTGGATTATTTTATTGTTGGTTTTTAAGGTGGAAAGCAATTGCTTAGTAACAACAAAGTCTTTATATAAATCAACTTCAAATGATTCATTCTGTATTGAATATAACTTATTCTGCAATTCACTGGCTTGAATAACAAAGGAAACCGAATTGTCTAACGGCGAGTAATAACCGCCTTCATTTCTAAAAACTGTCAACCTGACACGAGCAGAATTTGAGATATTTTGTCGGCTTACCAAAGCTAAAATCTGGCTTTCCAGATATTCTAAAGTAAAAGACATTGGGATTTGCATTCTGATAATTCGCATGGACGCCAATAATCTGAAATAATGGTCTTCAAAAAATAATATTTTATTATCGACTACTTTTAAAGTTTCAAAAACGCCATCGCCGTAGAGGAATGAGCGATTAGAAAATGTTAATTGCAATTCAGAATCTAGGATATCACCGTTAAAATTTACCATAAAAAAAGTCCCGTTTTTTAGCGGGACAAATATACTGCAATAAAATTTATTTAAATCGAACCAATGACGTGTTTTAAGTCGGAAACCTGGTTTTCCCATAAAAGTTTTGACTCCTCCAATTCGTCTTCTATGGCGTAATCAACCACCATTAAAGAGACATCTTTTGTAATTTCATCTTCCAAGATTCTCAGTTCAAAATAATACTCTGTATCTTTTTTATTATCATCAACCCATTTAAACTTTACTTTCTCACCGGTTTTTTTGGAAGCAAGTCTGGCATTTTCCTCCGCACCATCCCAAATAAAAGTAAAAAATTCTCCTCTCGAATTTACATTATCAGCAAACCACTCCTGTAATCCTGAAGGAGTTGAGATATATTGATACAATAATTGAGGTGAAGAATTCAAAGGGAATTCAAGTTCGTAACGTATTTTATTATCCATGATTAGAACAAATTTTTTGGAAATATATAGAATATAAAATCAAAAAAAAAACGTTTTCGAAAATAAAAAAAATAACCATTATTAGTTTGCACCCATAAATTTTAATTTTATATTTGCACCCGCATTCAGGGAATGATTATAATGGCGAGGTAGCTCAGTCGGTTAGAGCGCAGGATTCATAACCCTGAGGTCACGGGTTCAACTCCCGTCCTCGCTACAAATTAAAAAAGAACCTCAACCCTTTCCCAACGGGGGTTGAGAACTTCTTAAAACCACTTTCGAGTTAGTGTAGTTACAAAAAACGGCAATGTAAACGTCAATGTAATTACCATGAAAAAACTATCTAACAACTGCTCTCGAACAGAGATTTGGGGTTCGCCTAAAAATTGGGAAACCACCACTTCAAAATCATCACTAAAAAAAAGCTGGTCAGTCCAATGCGACTTTTATGACCCAACATTCAAAAAAGAATATCCAAAAGGCTTTCCATTACGTAGGAAAGTTAACCGGGGATTATATACGGTTGAGGACAGAAGGGCTGCTGTTAAGTTTGTAATTTCAGAAATGGAGAAGCTTTTAGACAAAATGCGCTACAATCCTATTTCTGAAAAGTACATGGAGCCGGATGTAAAACCTGTTTCCGGAACATTGAATTCTAAAATGAATTTCATCGAAGCTTTAAGAATCAACTATCCGACTCAAACAGTTTCTGAAGGCGTGAAAAAAGAGATTCGCCGGATCATTAAAAAAATTGAATCCGCAGCTGTCACTTTAGAGATTGAGTTTCCTATTTGTGAAATGCACAGCGGCCACGTTCGTGATTTATTGGACCACCTCAGCCTAACTCCAAATGAATACAATAAGTATTTGACACATTTATCTATTGTGCTTTCCGATTTAGTGGAAAAAAGAATGCTATTTCACAATCCTATTCGCGATATCAAGAAGAAGAAGACAACAAAAAAACTGCGAGAAACTCTTGAAATCTCGGAACTTCAACAGATTTTCGACCATTTAAAAGTCAATAATTATGAATTCTTCCGGTATGGAATGATATTCTTTCACTCTGGTTCTCGAAGCACTGAGATGTTCCGACTTCAAGAAAAGCATGTAAACCTGAGAAAGCAGGAATATAAATTGACAATCCAAAAGGGCAACCACTTTAAAGAAGTTATAAAGGTTATTTTGCCAAACGTCATCCCATATTGGACTGAGTTGTTGGCTATGAGTAACGGTCCTGAATACTTTTTATTTACACGTGGACTTTGTCCATCGGATATCCCTACTCAATCATATCAAATCACAAAACGCTGGAAGCGCTTAATAAAAGACCGAATGGTTTTCAAAAACGGAATCCTAACAGACATCAGAAGTTTGGAGAAAGGAGACAAGAATTTCACAAGAATAACAGCTGATTTCTATTCACTAAAGCATTTGTTTTTGGACGAATTGGACAAAGCTTCTAACGCTGCAGCAAACTATTCAAAAACTATGGCCGGGCATACAACAAATGTAACTGAACGTGTTTATTTGGTTGGCCGTGAAGGTAGAAAAAATGAAGCCTTGAAAAGTTTACAAATCAATGTATTAGCAGGATAAAAAAACCCCTCGTTGGAGGGGTTCATGTATAATAAGTTATTTGCAAAGATTATGCGAATTGTACTTTTCGCAAATCATCAGCTAATTTATGCAATCCTTTTTGAATTTTCAAAACTCTGTCTTCAGAAATATATACTGGCTTTGAAGCAGTATATTGCTTAAACATCGATGGGCTAATTCCTGCATACTTTGCAAATTCACTTTTGTTTAATACTGGATAATGGCTAAAAAATTGTTTAAAATCAAAAACGTAAACGATCTCAGAATTTTGCAAATCTTTGGCCTTTTTAGGCTCATTAGTTTCAATTAAAAAATCAACTTGATGTTGAATGACCTCTGCTATACTTTCTTTCAATTCTCTTAAATTGTCAGCGGCTGTATAAATGCCAGCGTAATCTTTTGAATAAGCACTGAACCCATTTTCAGTTTTTTCAATAATTACTTTTAGATTACTTTTCTCCATACCTTTCCCTTTTGTACTTTGATTAAAAATTTTCATAATGTGGCAATATTGCCTGTTTTTAGTTATATAAATCGCTTCTTTGGAGTAGCCATAACCCAAAGAAGCTGGGGCTATTTTAGCCCCGCTTGCTTTAGAATTTGGTTCAATGTTCCTGTTGCAACTTCAGCTGACTGATGTCTTGGTACCGGAATTTGACCGTCTTTGGTTGGATGTCTGTACAAATCATGCCTTTTGCCATGTTGATACAATTCCCAACCGTCCTTTTTAAGGACTTTGAGTAATTCGTTTACTTTCATGATTTCAAATAACTTATTATTACCCTACAAATATATTACCTTTTAGCTATATAACCAAATGATTATACAATTATTTTTAAATTATTTTTTAGAACAAAAAAACCGCCGAAAGTGGCGGTTCATTATTCTTCCTATTCGACTATCGGAAAGAAACTGTTGTCATTCTCTGAAAGGTATTTTTGGTTTGTACCTTCTATATAAATAAATTGCAAGACCTATAATAATTGGAATTATAATCAGCCACCAACTAAAGGACCATCGAAATGTATCACGTTTGTTTTCACTTTCGGCCTTTAAAGATTCATTGGTTTTTCCTACTGACTTGCCCTTTTGTTCCGCTTCTGACCCTTTTGTAATCTTGGCAGCCTGAGTGTTGTCTGTCTTTTTTTCGGCCTTAGTAGTCGTGGTTTCAGTTTTTTCCCAAGTAGAATTATTGAGCTCCTTTTTATTACCTTTTTCATCGGTAAAAGATGCCGGCTTTGTTGGATCAATAGGCTTGACGGTTTCCGTTTTCTTAACTTCGGTACCGGTAGTTTCGGTTTTAGTTTCACGTTTCACATTTTCATCTGAAGAAGTTACCTTAACTGTTTTGGTCGTATCAACAGAAGCTTCTGTTTGCTTATTGGTTTCCAAGCTTTTGGTATCAGATGTCGAAGTTTTACGAGCACCGCAACTTGAA includes:
- a CDS encoding YqgE/AlgH family protein; this translates as MISEKLQKGQLLIAEPSIIGDLSFNRSVILLADHNEEGSVGFILNKPLKYTIKDLLPEINAKFKIYNGGPVEQDNLYFIHNVPHLIPNSIEISNGIFWGGDFELTKDLINNGLLKKKNIRFFLGYTGWDSEQLETEMQSSSWILTKNIYENKILGKASVHFWKEKIIELGGEYLIWSNAPENPILN
- a CDS encoding type II toxin-antitoxin system HicA family toxin, whose translation is MKVNELLKVLKKDGWELYQHGKRHDLYRHPTKDGQIPVPRHQSAEVATGTLNQILKQAGLK
- a CDS encoding ATP-dependent DNA helicase RecQ is translated as MNSALEILTKYWKHDAFRKPQEAIIASVLEGKDTFALMPTGGGKSICFQVPGMMKEGICLVISPLIALMRDQVQNLQNKGIKAIALTGGIHSDEIINLLDNCQFGNYKFLYLSPERLQNDWILERIKNLPVNLIAIDEVHCVSQWGHDFRPAYLKIVQLKEYFPKVPFLALTASATPRVKEDIMVQLKLDNPQIFTKSFYRDNIAYMVFETEDKLHLLQQILQKNPQPSIIYVTNRKSCNETVHQLESLGFTATFYHGGLSSKDKEKHMQLWMNEKVQVMVATNAFGMGIDKANVKTIIHLHLPQNLENYYQESGRAGRNGDKAFAVLLNNPSDILHAEAQFISVLPDKKFLNLVFTKLCNYFQIAYGEGIDEQFSFNLNHFCTKYSFPTLKTYNALQFLDRQGIITLSQEFSEKITLQFIIPSKEVIRYMSLNPNDEEILLTMLRTYPGIYDMQTAFNIQLIAKKSNHTENEVLSLLQKLKEKNIIEMMAKSNDATITLNEIREDERTINRVSKYLEAQNKLKTEQLQAVLQYSKDTKSCKNKVLMQYFGESLAADCGICSYCISKNRKKQNPETVSDKIVELLKIQDFNSRDIQKLTKLPKDDVIFALQKLLEDETISINSNNLYSLK
- a CDS encoding HU family DNA-binding protein yields the protein MNKSELIDAIAADAGITKAAAKLALESFLGNVGGTLKKGGRVSLVGFGSWSVSKRAARDGRNPQTGKTIKIAAKNVVKFKAGAELDGAVN
- a CDS encoding START-like domain-containing protein, whose translation is MDNKIRYELEFPLNSSPQLLYQYISTPSGLQEWFADNVNSRGEFFTFIWDGAEENARLASKKTGEKVKFKWVDDNKKDTEYYFELRILEDEITKDVSLMVVDYAIEDELEESKLLWENQVSDLKHVIGSI
- the fmt gene encoding methionyl-tRNA formyltransferase, which encodes MEKLRIVFMGTPEFAVGILDTIIKNNHEVVGVITATDKPAGRGQKLKYSAVKEYALEHNLRLLQPSNLKDETFLAELQSLNANLQVVVAFRMLPEVVWRMPKLGTFNLHASLLPNYRGAAPINWAIINGETKTGVTTFFIDDKIDTGAMILSKETAISSEENAGELHDRLMELGSNAVVETLTLIEKGKVETTIQIDNSEIKTAYKLNRENCKVDWNKSVNEIHNLIRGLSPYPSAWCFFKDNGEEWNVKLYDAKIISEAHSFNVGQIITTKKEIKVAVKDGYIQILSLQLPGKKKMQAHELLNGVTFSERAQAE
- a CDS encoding aminotransferase class IV, which encodes MVNFNGDILDSELQLTFSNRSFLYGDGVFETLKVVDNKILFFEDHYFRLLASMRIIRMQIPMSFTLEYLESQILALVSRQNISNSARVRLTVFRNEGGYYSPLDNSVSFVIQASELQNKLYSIQNESFEVDLYKDFVVTKQLLSTLKTNNKIIQITASIFAQENQLDSCLLINEDKNVIEATNGNLFMLMNNQLITPPISHGCLNGIMRKQTLKLAKEIENVEVIEKEISPFDLQKADELFITNVIVGIQPITKYRKKEFETKLSNALLVKLNQAISV